One Mycteria americana isolate JAX WOST 10 ecotype Jacksonville Zoo and Gardens chromosome 7, USCA_MyAme_1.0, whole genome shotgun sequence genomic window, tcaccgagagggttatcaagcattggaacaggctgcccagggaagtggtggagtcaccatccctggaggtatttaaaggacgtttggatgaggtgcttagagacatggtgtagtgatggttttggcagtgttaggtttatggttggactcgatgatcttaaaggtcttttccaacctgtatgattctgtgattctgtgattctgtatcacTGTGATCAGCTATGCACTTTATGGGAAAAAACAAGGGAGCAGAGAGTTGCACTGAGACTTTGAACAAGCTCTGACCAGCATCCCTGACTTGCAGCACAGACCAgctccctgcactgctgctggccctgggacATTTCACTGCTTGCACCGGTGCTGAGCCACACACAAGGCTAAGACCCACCAAAACACCACGTACAGGTGAGCAGCTCCTACCCCGTGCACTGCCCTGTCCCCGAGTCAGGCTGCCAAACCCATTTGCCGTATGCGTTTACACAATAGTCCCCACCTGCACACCCACAGCACCCTTCCCTCACAGAGCAAAGGCGCTGAAGGATGGAGTTTAACCAGCCAGATGGTGCAGGGCTCGTTAGGGGAAGCCTCTGGCCTGTGTTACAATGGAGGCTGCACAAAATGGTCCTGCTGGTCCCTTCTGAACTGAACCCTCCCTCATTCTAGGAGTGGGGACAAACGCTTTGCCTCAGCAGATGGGCCAGATGCCAGAgtgagagggctggaacacccACCTGTGGTACACCCAGCTCCTTTCAATCAATGCACACGGGCAGTCAGCACATACCTGgtctgctgctgcccttcctgccctTACATGGTCCTGGGGAATCTTTCACTCCCTCCTGCAGCATCTCAGCACCAGGTGAGCCCTGGGCACACACCACTGTGTCCCAGCTTATGCCCTCGCATCCTGGGATGTGCAACTGGGGGCTACAACCTCTCCCTCTCAGCAGGCTGGTCACCCCCAGCTCGAGGGAGAGCTTTTCACCGGGCTGAAGGGACGTTTCTGGGGCTGGTTTTGATCGCTGGGACAAAAGCAATTGGAGCTGGCTAAGGGTGGCAGGGAGGTTTACACTGTGCCTTAGGGACAGGACCTGTTAAACAGCCTAACTGGGCAGGAGATGAGTGCCCAGCTGCACTGAGCAGGGGGCTTTAAGCCTTCCTTGGCACTGGTCATCAGGACTGAGGGAGCTTCACAGGCCTGCAGATTTTAAGTGCCTCCAGGGTTAATTGCACTGGAAAGTGAGTTTTCTGAATCACTCCTCAAGGCTTACCTGCCTTTGTTTTGCCAAAATCCCCCTGAAACCTGCAGACATTCAGGACCTTGCTTAGCTGTTTGCAAGCAGAGGAGAAACTGACTGCAAAATCAGGAGTTTCTTTGACACTGTCCTGTTGTCCTCCTGTTCCCTGGAGCCCACCAGCAGCAAACAGGGGATGCAGCTCAGCTCCCACGAGACCCCTGGCCCAAGGAAAACTGCCTCTTCTACCTGCTTGCACGAAGCCCTCCCTCTCCACTGCTGTTTCACCTCCAGAGCTGCTCTCAGACCCAGCCTGGGCTGTAGGAtcactttctgttaaaaagaaataaagtgaaggaaGGTGAACTATGGGTTACAGAAATGGGTGTAGGTGCTTCTGATGAGACTCAAGCGCCCCATCCAGTTTGGACATGCGCTGCAGGACAGAGCTTCTTAGCACGCCATAAGGCAGGGAGCTTTTTGCCTCCCTTTGAAGGCCCAGTGCTGCAGGGGACGCTGATCAAAGCTAAAGCAATTGTCTCCTTTGGAGCACTCCCATTCTACTGTTTTGCAAAGTGCCTGTGGCTGAGCAGTTAATGGAGGCATCTGCTGCACTGGCAGAGTTCACCGACTTAATTAAAGACATCTAACAATTCTGCAGCTGCATGTGAGAGACCACAGCTACTCGCAGGACTGAAACCGAATATTCTCAGCACTGAAAGCAAGCGTCCCTGCTGCGCAGAAAGCATAGATCTGCAGGCAGACACTCACATGAAAGTAGAAGCAGGGCCCAAAGATTAAGGATGGACTAGAGCCAGCTTACAATGTGTTGCCAAGGCCTCACCATGCTGGAGAACTGTACAACCTCAGCTCGCACTCACGTAGCTTAGAATGGTCAGACTTGCAACAAGTGAGCAGAACCAGGGACGTTCCTTGCCAGTAGGGATGGTTTTACCTGGAAAACGCTTTTAACAGATATTTTCTCACTGAGTGAAAATAGTTAGCTGGTTTAAAAGGACAGGTGGGAAAACTAATCCTGTACCAAGTGGTTATCAAGTTCTCCTCTGCGTGGGGCTGTGTTCTCTCCCTGTTAAATGAAGAAACATTTCACTTGGGCATATTTCTGGTATCACTGCATATTTGAGCTGATCGGGGACTTCGCAAGGCTGTTATTTTAACAACTTACCAAAGAGGCTCACAGAACACCCTGGTGCTTTCTGATTAGATTGCATGTCAGCAGACATCAAGGGCTTCGAATGAGGCTGCGGAGCATGGGCCGCTgccctgcggggctggggagctgcagttACCTTTCGGCACGCTCTCGCCCTGCTGCAAGCAGAGCAGTCGAGAGGCAGGGACTGCCACAcactcctgccagctgcagggagcctCGCACCTGCCCTCTCGGAGTTGCGAATGCAACCTCTCAGCGCCAGCAATGTCACCGATGGCTGGCTGGGACGTAAAGCAGACAGATCAATGCTGTGCTGATTTGGTCGTATGAATTTACAAATGAACTTCTGTCAGGAGAGACATTACTAGTGTGAACCACCTCTGTTCTCAGTAATTTCCATGAGGGGAGATGAGAAGGGGAATGGACACATGAAATGCACCAGCAAAAAAGTGCTGCAGGCGAGGAGAGGCATTTTGGCCACAGGGTAGAAGCTGGTGAGTCTCAATATCCTGAGACCAGCATCTCTCCTACAGAGGAAGGGCATGCCCTCTTCTCCGCAGCCCACTGCCGCTGCAAGGGGAATTGCCCTTTGCCAACTGATCTCCAGAATGGGTGAACACCACGGCACGAGGCACAGGAGAGGGGATGTTAGCACGGGCAGTGCATCGTGTCCAGAGCTGTCCTACAGATGATGTGACAGCCGCCAGCACCAGCCAGTGCTGTTGTGTAACATGTCACATGGAGTCTGCTCACATGGAAGCAGCGCTTCACCTTTGAGCAAATGCTGGATTGCTCTCAGCTGTGGCACACAAGTGATTCAGGGGAAACTGTAGCAGTTTTCTGGGCCTAGAGTTAGCTCTTTCTCTGGTCATGGAGAAAAATCCTCCCTGGAACCAGGCACTTGGGTTGGCTTGTGACTTCTGAAGGGTTTCCTGCCCTCAGTTTTGCACCCTCACCCACTGAAGGACAGGGGTAGATAAAGGGTAAAATaagatatatttagaaaaaagaagcGTGCAGCCTTTTCAAACACAAACTGCTCCACAAACAGGAAAATTATCTAATTCTACCATGTAGAGAAGCGATGGAGGTATGTATAAAGAAAGAACAAgcacattttccttcttctgcttttccatATGATATGATATATAATCTGTCATTAGATAATCCAAgcacttttattaaaataaaaagcaaaagttaGACATCCAATTATAATCTTCCTGAGAAGGGAACCCAGACCAAGCTATTCCCCACACTGGACTGGAAGATACATTCACTAGACACGAGAAATGGGAGAATTTGTTGCAAAGCATCAAACCTGGAGCAAGTTTggctccctctctctctgctctctgctAGAGATCTGCCGCCTCTCTGTGTGTCTGCAGCAACGTTCCTGCCTACACACCTCTTGAGCCATGTACTTCTTGGTGTGCCCTCTGCCCATGTGAAAACCCGGTAAGTGCAAGGTCAGGCTTCAGTCTGGTCAATTAGAGCATGCTGAGCCCCAAGACCTGGTAGCTGTAGGCAGGCAAGATAGGGGGAGTGATGGCAACATGTATGGACGCTTAAGAGATGCCAGAAGATGCTTCTGCTTGGACAAAGCCAGGTGGGGAAAATGATAATGGAGGATGGAGTCTGGATGCAGAAGGCCAGTCGTGAGCCAACACCACAGGGCAGGTTAGTCGGGTCAATCCATTTGTGGCTTTTCTGTCATTAGAatttcctctgcagcagggaggaggatggTACCAGCCCTGCCCCTTGCTCTCTGCCCAAACCTGCTCTCTCCAATTCATTTGACTTTACCTCTGAAAGGTGCTGCACCCCTTGTGCCGTCTCTCCCTGAGCAGCGAGAAGGAAACAGGCTCCAGCTGTCTGTCTGTGGGAGATCCAGGGAATCCAGTGGAGGTGGGCAGCACAGGAGAGACCTTAACAAACTGGGAAATAGACTTAGGGCAGGATCTGGTAGATCCAGTCTCAGGTGAATTGTGACCATCTCTTGCCTCCTACCCTGATTTGCTTTGTGGGCTGTGGatgctgctccctcccttccacAAAGACAGACTGGAAGAGATGTATAGCTGTGAAGACCTGAAGGCAGACCAAAATGAGACGGGCCTTTACACAGCAATCTGCAAAGCAGGTGGGTAAGGCTGGTAGTGGGAAGCGTGGGTGATGGCAGTGGTTACCTGCAGCAAGAGGGAGATTGAGATCAATCATCGGCCAAAGTTATTATCTGCAAAGGCCCAGGAAGGTCAGTGACATTGTTTATGAGCCTGTAGCACTTTGGTTTTGATTGGAAAAGACAGTGCAATTACAGCACCTGTTTCATGAGATCAGCCTCCATTGAATTTATATAGCAGGCATCAATGAAATCACAGCTTGTTGCTCTGCCGGCTTAGGTAGGACATCCAGTCTTTGAGGGGAGGGTTCCCCATAGCTACCAGCTTTTTCAGAAAGGCACTGGGCCGTAGCCCGGGAACATCAGGGTGGGCCTCAGAGTATTTCTGCAGTTTAGCCAGAACACGAGGGAGCCCGATGGTGGAAGCATGGAACATGGGGCCACCCCTGTGCTTTGGCCACCCGTAGCCATTGATATAAATTACATCCAGGTGTTCTGGGCCAGATGCTATTCCCTCAGCCAAGATGTCAAACCCTTCATTCATGAGGGGAAACAAACACCGCTCCAGGATTTCTTCCTGGTCTATAAAGCGGGTCTTGATGTGATGGGTGTCTCTGTACTGGGCCAGGAAGTTGTGAAGCCATGGATCTGGTTTGGCTGTCCTGCCCCCAGCCTTCTCATACTGATACCagccttttccagttttctggcCGAACCTGCCATTCTCACACAGAAGATCTGGCAGTGGGCTGTAGCGATGGCCATGCCGCTGGCGAGCAGGTGTTCCTGGAGGTAGTGAGGCCCCGGTGAGGCCCTGGCCCTTTCGAGACCTCCAGCCCACATCCAGCCCAGCAAGATCAGACATTCGGAAAGGTCCTATCTTAAATCCAAAATCTTCAAGAACCTGATCTATGGCTTCTGGTCTGCTTCCTTCCTCTAAAAGGAAAACTGCCTGTTGAACGTATGGAAACATCATCCGGttcccaacaaacccaaaacaattccCTACCACCACTCCaacttttttcagtgctttggctAGCTGCATAGCAGTGGCAATGGCGGTGGCGGATGTGTGAAGGCCATAGATTATTTCTAATAGCCTCATCACATGAGCAGGGGAGAAGAAGTGCGTGCCAATGACCTGCTGTGGGCAGCGCGTGGCAGAAGCTATTTCATCAATGTTCAGGGCTGATGTGTTTGTACACAGAAAGGCCCCTGGCTTGCAGATTCTTGATATCTTTTGGAATATTTCCTTCTTTAGTGCCATGTTCTCAAACACAGCCTCAATAACTAGATCTACATCCTGCAACACATCAAAGTCCACAGTGAACTGGAGACGTGCGGGGTTATGGAAACGTAGGGTTTGAGCACCCTGCTCCATTTTCATAGCCTCACGTTCCAAAAGGAGCATCACAGCCTTTCTTCCCATGTTCAGATACTCCAGATTCTGCTCGAGGGCTACCACAGGTATGTTGGCCTTAACCAGAGAAGTCACAATGCCTCGGCCCATTGTTCCCAGCCCTAGGGATAAAAGTGAGACAGAATCAGAGACTATGAATAGAAAATGTTACAATTAATCACTTGACAGTATCACTTCCTTTGTATTTCCAGGATAAAAAGCAGAAGCCTATGCAAAATGAGTGgtgcacagacagaaaaaagaattgaAGACTGGGAAAAAGGAAGGTGAATTCTCCCTTTCAGTAAGCCTAAATGTTTGAAAAGCAGTAGCATAAAGGCAAGTTAATGTCCTCTCAAGCTTACAAAATATTAGTGGGATTCACTCCAGTGTATACAGACCATGTGattcatgtcttctccctgcaaagTTTTATACCTATGGAAACCAGCATCACTTAAGAGTTAGAACCTGGGCATCAAAGACAGGAGATCTGAGTTTCAGCTTCAACCTTGTTAACAACTTCTAGCAGACAGTTTCATAAGCAAGCTTCACCCTGAGGATATCAGTGCCTTTCTCTTCCTGTGAGATGGTCCTTTATGGGCACTCATAGAAGAATATTAGTGTAAGCAAACACACTGCACCCAGAGATTTTAATACCAGCAAAGCTCAGACAATTGGTTTCTCCCTCCTTCCAAGCTTCCTCTTtgtccctttcctcttctccctctgcacttcACTGTgtaatctttaaaacaaacaaaatgcagctGATCTTGGACACTGATCTTCTCTGAACTTTGTCTCTAATGTCTTGTATGTCTCTTGTCACCAGGTCAAACAGGATGGAACTAACACAGTGTTCTTAATCCAGATTGCAACATCTTCTATCTCCTTTTTAATCACTCTGGACCATCAGGAGCCTTTTGCTTGCTGTTCGCACTTTATATCAGGCATCTCTGCCCACTGGGAACTCTACAAGTCCTCCAACACGGGTGATCCCTAACTTCTAAAGATTCTCAAAGACAGAGCCTTCTTTGTCCAACCATACAGTTAAAGTGCTTTCCCAGAATTCCTGTAACTGAGCATCCATTCAAgctgtattctttttcttcaagaTCCATAAATGTGCTATTACCAGCTCATACCCCCAGGAATACCAGTGTAGAGATTACTGGCTTGATCCCCTCCCTCTTTCTGAGCCCTTCCACCGGCTCTGCCCtctatttcattaaaagaagCTGCATGCTTACACTTTCCTGTGATACACAACCCATGCTGTTTATCCTGCTCTCCCATGATGGATGCTTTTCGGACTAAGTTAATACAAACTAGTAAGAGAAGGCCAGCACAATTTTACTAGCTTTAAAAGTGCGAAGCATCTGAATGGGAGGATTATTAATAATCTAAATAAAGCAACAACCAGACAAAGTACAGGTTTGTTATAattctgtaaaaattattttttttaatcccaggtTTACAAATGAAAGTCAGCTAAACCAGTAAACAGAAACAAGGGGATTAAAAATTTGTCTAAAGCAGCTTTGTAAAGAAGAGCTGAAATTATGTCATCAGTTAAACAAGTTCCAACAATCAAGGTCAAACAAGGTAGTATGTTTTTCCTGCAAGCTACCCACCCATGGTTTAGTCCTGTCCACCCTCAGCTTGTGTACACACAAGACATTTAAAACATTCCCTGCTTAGCCACTAGAAGATAGATTTTACAGACATCACTATCTGGCAGCCTGCTTATAAACCCTTACACTCCCAAGCAAATGCTGAAGTTCTTGTCTAGGAAATTAGATTTGCTACTTCATAATCAAGTACTACTaaaaactaatttgaaaataaaactagaataaCATGAATCAGTTCTTAGTATTTCAGTGTCCATGGTTTGCtgactgaaaaaaacacaaacacaaatagCTTCTCCCACTATGCTCAGTACTCAGAGGCTTGGATGTGGCAGCAGGGACATTCAGAGACagttttttccctgtctttggggaaaaaagtctttgctttcttctcagaCAGTGCAGGAGGGTAACTCACCACCTGATGCATACCCACCAAGCCCGGCCCCATTTTAAAGCTCTCTTTAGACAACATCAAGGGTTTGCAGTTCCACATCTGGGTTCTGCATGGCTCCCTCTTGaagcctcttcttcctttccagggTGGAGACCTGGGATTTCTCCCTAGAATTTCCAAGCTCTACTAAAGAAATAATGCACACATCCTGGGCCTTATTAACTCCTTTTCCTCTCAGCTTCAGTCTCATGACTGAAATCTTAGCAGTTCTCTCGCAATATGAACACACTGCTCCTTCCTAAATCAAAACCTCTTCCATGAGCAGAGGTTCTCCAGCCTTCTTTTCAAGGGAAGTTCTGCAGTGGTGTTAGCTGATTCCCCTGTTTGCTTTTGTCCACATGCAGTATGAGTACTCCCATCTAGGATTTAGCCATCCCATGACAGACAGGCATACATGCTTGTAGTACTTCACTTTCTAGGCCATGGGAATAGGCTTATAGATAAGATATGAGTTTGCCAAGCTTGTTTCTGACCTAGAAAAGCTGTCTCTCAACTTACTACATAACTCTTCACTGGCCTGTATGAAATGATGTTTAATGAAGCTGGCAGAGAGAATAATGAAAGCCCCAAGGGTTTTGTTACATTAGAGCTTGCACAGCATGACTCccctggaaatattttctaaaactgGGCTATAAAACTAAGGAGAGATTTGGCTACCTAGCAGGGAAAGAAGCATTTCTCAGGACTCCCCTTTACAATTTTATAAAGCCGAGTGATCTTGGGGAAGAATATattagagcagaaaaaaatggtagCGAATCATTGGGCCTTACATGTGTAGAAGGCTgtagaagaaggaggaagggaaacgTCACATGCTCAGCTCAGACCACACAGACCAAAACACGGCTAGGAACTACTCCAGAATTTCTACTGTATGTTCCGTTTTCTTCCTCAATAGTGCTCTCACTTCCTCCAAACCACGAAAAACCCCTATATTCCTATCTTCCACGCAGGGGACAGAGCCGCATTACCATCTTTCATGCCCAAGGCACATCTTTCAAAATAAGACTGAAAACTGCTTCAGGAAAAAGAACAGTGTCTAGCCATCTTGTTTCTGGTCTTTTGTTGTGAAATGTAGCTttgacatataaataaaaatacactttaaccCATGTAATTTCAGGCCAAATATGGATATGACAAATCCATTTGCTGGGCAAGCTGAGTGAATAATGACTGTTAATTATTGATCTGTCACATGAGGTACTTAGAATATGAAAAATCATGCAAAATTAATTGAaggactttaaaaacaaatttcaaaacaaatgaacTCAAAATATGTACAAAGCAACTCATGTACAGTCACACGCACTAGAGAAATACAGATCAGTGGAAAATATTCTGAACTATAATGAATATTTGGACTTTAAAATGCCAGGCAATGGAAATAATACTTTATAGATTGGTAAAAATATGCAAAGACTGTTCCagttttcctgttaaaaacaACAATGAGCAATTGGCGGTGGCGGACTGCTGCAGACTGGAGCTGCTTCTTTCTCTACTTCAGGATATTAATTTCAAGCAGAAATGTGATACttaaggcaggcagggagctaTGGGAAGACTGCAGAAGGGACAGAGAAGAACTCTTTTTCTGGGTGATGAGGAACCAGAGAAAGTGGAAAGAGATGGGAGCAAGAGTTCAGAACAAGCAGAAGCAAATGAAATAGGTGACATTGCCTGTGGCTGAAGACAGTCAAGGACAGCTAGGCCAAGAGCAGGAGGGATCCCACATAGCTGGGTGTTACCCACTTATCAGTCTTTCAGTGAGCAAAATGCAGACAAAGGCAGCTGATGGGAAGCCAGCACTGCACAGGAATGGTTGCCAGTTCATCAGCAATGCTATCTATCAAGCATGCCCACAAAAATGATAGATCATCCTTGATGTTGAATCTGCATTAAGACATGGTCAGCAAGCAATGTGCCAGCTCCCTCCAACAAGTTCCTGCTAATATTGGACAGACAGGGGAGCCACAAAGCAAGGCTCCTCTAGCATTCATGGCATTGCTTCCATACCCTAAAGGTCTTCTGTGCCTGCAGAAAAGGtactgaaggaggaggaagtcAATGTGATGTTCTCAGTTGCTTCCCattgtgcaaaaataaaagatggcagCATAATGCAACATGATTTTAGTGTGTGAAACAGCACAGCACTGTCTACTGGAAAATGGGGCCTCCATGATTTCCAACCATCCAAAATGGATGCAATATCTTGCTCTGACTGCCCTCCTCTCTGCAGTGAAAACAGAGAGACCCTGGATCACCTAGGTAGACTCAATACTTACATGGATGAGCAGCACTATTTTAAAAGGTGTCAGTCCTTCAAAAATCATCCCTAAGATTTTGATTTCTGGTGCTGCAAGAATGTACTTAAGATCAAGATTGTGAAATTATGAGATACTGTACAGCATGGTACTGGCTGGCGAATGACTTTTTGTTACATcaccctgaaagaaaaaatacaattgtgtTGGCATGTTCTATGCCTGTCTCTAACGGACTTGCAACTTCACTGATATCAAAAGGCAAAATAGGAGGAAAACCttccagaggaaggaggaaaagcacaGTGGGGTGGCAGAAAGAAGTGATGGAAAGCAGTGACACTTAATATGGTGTGGGATTCAGAGTTAAAAGGAGGTGATCAATAACCTCCAAAATAGGAGATGTCACTTATCAAATGAAGTATAACATGGGACGTGGGGCTGTATTGATAGAAGCAGTGATTCAGAAAAGGCATTAGGAGTCTTGGTAAATGTCAAGATCCTGAGTGCACTTGATAAGCTTTAACGACCCCTTCCAGCTACACCTGGAGCCTCCACCCACACGCACTGCCCATGGGCCTCGGAGTCCCATTTAAGCTCAGATCTGGGTCCTCAGTCCCTTCCTAAGGTATGTTGGAGGAGTTCTGGTGTCTTGCTGTGGCTGTGCCATGCTATGGACACTGTTGATCTAGACCTCAGCCTGCAGACTGGCTTCCCAACTTTACCTTGGACCTGCATCATTATGTGAACTTTGCTTGATAATCTGTACTTCTAGTAGATCCTGGCCACGATCTCTGGGTCTGCCCTGCttgccttgctcaggtactgtAAATAATTGATACAGCAgtgggttgtgctgccatccagagggagaAATGGGTTGataggaacttcatgaagttcagcaaTGGGAAGTACAAAGTCCTGTATCTGGGGAGGAATAGTCCTATGTACCAGTATATGCTGGGAGTTgaatggctggaaagcagctctgcagaaaaggagctgggggtccctGTGGAGACCAAGTTGACTGTGAGCAGCAATATggccttgtggcaaagaaggctaatggtatacTGGGCTACATTAGGAGTCGTCTTGCtggcaggttgagggaggtgatccttcccctctacttagCGCTGGTGAGACCatacctggaatactgtgtccagttctgggctccccagtacaagagtgGTATGGAGCTATCGGAGTGAGTTCAATGAAGGGctactaagatgattaagggactggagcatgtctcatgaggaaaggctgagagagctgtgactCCAGCctagagaaggctcggggggatctcaccaatgtatataaatacctgacgGGAAGGTCTAAAGAAGATGGaaccagactcttttcagtggcaCCCGGTAGCAGGACCAGAGggaatgggcacaaactgaaacatgggaggttccatctgaacataagaaaacacttttttttactgtgggggTGACTGAGCagtggcagaggctgcccagggaggttgtagagccttcatccttggagatattcaaaagctgtctggacatgggtcctgggcaactggctctaggtggccctgtttgagcaggggggttggacaagatgacacTGAGGTCCCTTTGAGCATCAAAGATTCTGTGGTTCTGTTCCCCTGGGAGGTGTCACTGCTGTTGGCTCCCCATCCCTGGGGCGCAGGTGCTCCCTGCCAGTACATCATTAACAAGATGTGTTGAACATGGCTAATATGAAAGTTGGCTGTTACCTTGAGCATGCTAAGTAGGAGCAAGGAAGAAACATCTTGGTACCTGGTCTTAGCATAATTACTCCTGGAATACTGTTCCTACTTTGGCTATGCATGCTTTATGGAGTGTTGAAAAATTAGGGGAAGTTCAGAGTCATGAAAATGACCAGAGCGTGACAGATTGTGCTCTGCAGCAAAAGTATCTAAGCACTTAgtttatttgttctgcaaaagTATGGGTTAACTTGAGCATTGTCTGTAACCAGCTACAAAAACAC contains:
- the EHHADH gene encoding peroxisomal bifunctional enzyme isoform X1 → MGAAAVAVIRLRNPPVNALSLTALQALEDGLKRADADPSVKAVMICGENGKFSAGADIRGFSSPKRHGIALGPIISLIEKSEKPVVAAIEGIALGGGLEVALGCHYRIAHVKARMGLPEVTIGLLPGAQGTQRLPRLIGVPAALDIITTGRHIPATEALKLGLVDEVVEENTVEAAIRLANKVIGQPLGPRRLSLKPVPKLPNMEAFLREALVKVKKQAHGCLAPELCFQAVKAATEQTFADGVRKEQELFNILLTSGQAQALQYAFFAERAVQKWTTPSGASWKSASPQPIHKAAVIGLGTMGRGIVTSLVKANIPVVALEQNLEYLNMGRKAVMLLLEREAMKMEQGAQTLRFHNPARLQFTVDFDVLQDVDLVIEAVFENMALKKEIFQKISRICKPGAFLCTNTSALNIDEIASATRCPQQVIGTHFFSPAHVMRLLEIIYGLHTSATAIATAMQLAKALKKVGVVVGNCFGFVGNRMMFPYVQQAVFLLEEGSRPEAIDQVLEDFGFKIGPFRMSDLAGLDVGWRSRKGQGLTGASLPPGTPARQRHGHRYSPLPDLLCENGRFGQKTGKGWYQYEKAGGRTAKPDPWLHNFLAQYRDTHHIKTRFIDQEEILERCLFPLMNEGFDILAEGIASGPEHLDVIYINGYGWPKHRGGPMFHASTIGLPRVLAKLQKYSEAHPDVPGLRPSAFLKKLVAMGNPPLKDWMSYLSRQSNKL
- the EHHADH gene encoding peroxisomal bifunctional enzyme isoform X2, coding for MICGENGKFSAGADIRGFSSPKRHGIALGPIISLIEKSEKPVVAAIEGIALGGGLEVALGCHYRIAHVKARMGLPEVTIGLLPGAQGTQRLPRLIGVPAALDIITTGRHIPATEALKLGLVDEVVEENTVEAAIRLANKVIGQPLGPRRLSLKPVPKLPNMEAFLREALVKVKKQAHGCLAPELCFQAVKAATEQTFADGVRKEQELFNILLTSGQAQALQYAFFAERAVQKWTTPSGASWKSASPQPIHKAAVIGLGTMGRGIVTSLVKANIPVVALEQNLEYLNMGRKAVMLLLEREAMKMEQGAQTLRFHNPARLQFTVDFDVLQDVDLVIEAVFENMALKKEIFQKISRICKPGAFLCTNTSALNIDEIASATRCPQQVIGTHFFSPAHVMRLLEIIYGLHTSATAIATAMQLAKALKKVGVVVGNCFGFVGNRMMFPYVQQAVFLLEEGSRPEAIDQVLEDFGFKIGPFRMSDLAGLDVGWRSRKGQGLTGASLPPGTPARQRHGHRYSPLPDLLCENGRFGQKTGKGWYQYEKAGGRTAKPDPWLHNFLAQYRDTHHIKTRFIDQEEILERCLFPLMNEGFDILAEGIASGPEHLDVIYINGYGWPKHRGGPMFHASTIGLPRVLAKLQKYSEAHPDVPGLRPSAFLKKLVAMGNPPLKDWMSYLSRQSNKL